In Treponema sp. OMZ 798, the following proteins share a genomic window:
- a CDS encoding DNA-binding domain-containing protein, which produces MLKYCLRENLLTADENDYMAQTAEVRSFSLDEIIDLMMQKGSTLTKADTKAALQVYAEVVCTLIKDGAALNTPLLNTSLSISGTFNGAADSFDKKRHTVHLNLSAGTLLKEAVGKIKCEKVEAADTNPYITEVTDIVSGKVNEVLTAGGVVQLVGSRLKFDPKDTAQGIFFVPETGEAIRAAVIAENKPARLMAIIPADLPAGSWYIEVRTKYANATKQLKTLKSGRFGKALTRSS; this is translated from the coding sequence ATGTTAAAGTATTGTTTGCGTGAGAACTTACTCACGGCCGACGAAAACGACTACATGGCACAAACTGCCGAAGTGCGCTCGTTTTCCCTTGACGAAATCATTGACCTTATGATGCAAAAAGGTTCAACACTCACCAAGGCTGACACAAAGGCGGCCTTGCAAGTGTACGCAGAGGTGGTATGCACCCTTATAAAAGACGGTGCTGCGCTCAACACGCCCTTACTTAACACCTCTCTAAGCATATCGGGCACCTTTAACGGGGCAGCCGACAGCTTCGACAAAAAACGGCACACCGTGCACTTAAACCTTTCGGCAGGCACCCTGCTTAAAGAAGCCGTAGGTAAAATCAAGTGCGAAAAGGTCGAAGCCGCCGACACCAACCCCTACATTACCGAAGTTACCGACATCGTATCGGGCAAGGTAAACGAAGTACTGACCGCAGGCGGCGTTGTCCAACTGGTAGGTTCCCGGCTCAAGTTTGACCCGAAAGATACGGCTCAAGGCATCTTCTTCGTCCCCGAAACGGGAGAAGCCATCCGAGCTGCCGTCATCGCCGAAAACAAACCCGCCCGCCTCATGGCAATAATCCCTGCGGACTTGCCGGCAGGCAGCTGGTACATCGAGGTAAGAACGAAGTATGCCAACGCTACAAAACAGCTTAAAACGCTAAAATCAGGCAGATTCGGCAAAGCTCTTACCCGAAGTTCATAG
- a CDS encoding formylglycine-generating enzyme family protein encodes MKQFKLTAIAVLLSAIMMMILFSTCLNAGQGKGVETNRAVPSDKTYAVGNVRFTMKNIAAVTDGMVGHNDYCDKNKPHAVSLSAYLIGETEVTQELWEAVMGSKPSGFNGTSGKEIDPAESQEKRPVENVSWYDCIAFCNELTKKASDLGEAECVYYLKDNAAKVYTIAHANAKKEPGMDMSKKGFRLPTEAEWEWAAKCGVAGKWAGTDEVSKLINYAWYRNNSNDKTHEVKKKAPNGYGLYDMSGNVWEWCWDRDRALPERLPADYAGAGSGSYRIIRGGSWRNGTNYVSRACRGNCHPDLRDSDIGLRVAKSKN; translated from the coding sequence ATGAAACAATTTAAATTAACGGCTATAGCAGTATTGCTATCGGCAATTATGATGATGATACTTTTCTCTACCTGTCTCAATGCCGGACAAGGCAAGGGCGTCGAAACAAATCGGGCCGTACCTTCCGATAAAACCTACGCAGTAGGCAATGTCAGATTTACAATGAAAAACATCGCCGCCGTAACGGACGGTATGGTGGGACATAACGATTACTGCGACAAAAACAAACCTCACGCGGTAAGTTTAAGTGCCTACCTGATAGGCGAAACGGAAGTAACGCAGGAGCTGTGGGAAGCTGTAATGGGCAGTAAACCGAGCGGGTTTAACGGAACTTCCGGTAAAGAAATCGATCCCGCAGAGAGCCAAGAAAAGCGGCCCGTGGAGAATGTAAGCTGGTATGATTGTATAGCCTTTTGTAATGAACTGACGAAAAAGGCATCCGATTTGGGAGAAGCCGAATGTGTATATTACCTAAAAGATAATGCCGCTAAAGTATACACTATAGCCCATGCAAATGCAAAAAAAGAACCCGGTATGGACATGAGCAAAAAAGGTTTCCGCTTGCCGACAGAGGCTGAATGGGAGTGGGCTGCAAAGTGCGGCGTTGCCGGAAAATGGGCAGGAACCGATGAGGTAAGCAAACTTATAAACTATGCGTGGTACCGCAATAACAGCAATGATAAAACGCACGAGGTCAAGAAAAAAGCGCCTAACGGCTATGGGCTTTACGACATGAGCGGTAATGTTTGGGAATGGTGTTGGGACAGGGATCGGGCTTTACCTGAACGGTTGCCTGCGGACTATGCAGGTGCCGGTTCCGGCTCTTACCGCATCATTCGAGGCGGCAGCTGGCGCAACGGCACTAACTATGTCTCCCGTGCCTGCCGGGGCAACTGCCATCCCGATCTTCGCGACAGCGATATCGGCTTGCGTGTGGCTAAGTCCAAGAATTGA
- a CDS encoding lyase family protein has product METRSIFKNISPIDHRYSLPQGGLYDELSVFLSEEAGIVYCAMAEMALVKAHLKIAEEKKSSLLPKLSSELEKTLDDIALNIDPSEVYEEEHKTQHNIRALVNVLKKKVPEVTAPLVHLGATSADILDTAFSMRIRDAVVKVIIPLLKKTEILLCDIAEREAETPQVGRTHGQHAVPITFGYAVSEYVARLGKSILKLEELVKDLRGKFAGAVGAYNAASLIVSDPMDFEKIYLDYLGLKPSEYSHQLVEPEYMLRLLLEANIAFGIIANLADDLRNLQRTEIGEVFEYFSATQVGSSTMPQKRNPWNSEHVKSLWKTFSPRVMSFYMDQISEHQRDLSNSASQRFIADYLTGLALAFNRMNSILKGLQADRENMLKNLLQGGGRVRGGVMAEPAYILLAECGVSDAHEVIRKITLAAENQKLSFYEALKAEEKVFALVTERLKELNFDKPEEFFANPERYRGLANVKAKALAEKYKSLM; this is encoded by the coding sequence ATGGAAACAAGAAGTATTTTTAAAAACATATCGCCGATAGATCACCGCTATTCCCTCCCGCAAGGAGGGCTTTACGATGAGCTTTCGGTTTTTTTATCTGAAGAAGCAGGCATCGTTTATTGCGCCATGGCCGAAATGGCCCTTGTAAAGGCCCATCTTAAAATTGCGGAAGAAAAGAAAAGCTCTTTACTTCCTAAGTTGAGCAGCGAGTTAGAAAAAACCTTGGATGATATTGCCTTAAATATCGACCCTTCCGAAGTTTATGAAGAAGAACATAAAACCCAGCACAATATAAGGGCCTTGGTAAATGTCCTAAAGAAAAAAGTGCCCGAAGTAACGGCTCCCTTGGTTCACCTTGGGGCTACGAGTGCAGACATCCTCGACACAGCCTTTTCTATGAGGATAAGGGATGCCGTAGTAAAGGTTATAATTCCTCTTTTAAAGAAAACCGAAATCTTACTTTGCGATATAGCCGAAAGAGAAGCTGAAACGCCTCAGGTCGGGCGAACCCATGGTCAGCACGCCGTTCCGATTACCTTTGGGTATGCAGTTTCCGAATATGTAGCCCGTCTAGGTAAGTCTATTTTAAAGCTGGAAGAACTTGTAAAGGATTTACGCGGAAAATTTGCCGGAGCTGTCGGGGCTTATAATGCGGCATCTTTAATAGTATCCGACCCGATGGACTTTGAAAAAATATATCTTGATTATCTCGGCTTAAAGCCTTCAGAATATTCCCATCAGCTTGTGGAGCCCGAATACATGCTCCGTCTTCTCCTTGAAGCAAATATTGCCTTCGGCATAATTGCAAACCTTGCAGACGATCTACGCAATTTGCAAAGAACAGAGATAGGGGAGGTCTTTGAATATTTCAGTGCAACTCAGGTAGGTTCTTCTACTATGCCTCAAAAGCGTAACCCTTGGAACTCCGAACACGTAAAAAGCTTGTGGAAGACCTTTTCTCCTCGCGTGATGAGTTTTTATATGGATCAAATTTCGGAGCACCAAAGAGACCTATCCAATTCTGCAAGCCAGAGGTTTATAGCCGATTATTTAACGGGGCTTGCCTTGGCCTTTAACCGTATGAATTCCATTTTAAAGGGCCTACAGGCCGATAGGGAAAATATGCTTAAAAACCTTTTACAAGGCGGCGGAAGAGTAAGGGGAGGCGTTATGGCCGAACCCGCTTATATTCTTTTGGCAGAATGCGGTGTTTCAGATGCTCACGAGGTAATACGCAAAATTACCCTTGCTGCCGAAAATCAAAAGTTAAGTTTTTATGAAGCCTTAAAAGCCGAAGAAAAGGTCTTTGCCCTTGTTACGGAAAGATTAAAGGAACTTAACTTTGATAAGCCCGAAGAGTTTTTTGCAAACCCCGAACGCTACCGAGGCCTTGCAAACGTAAAGGCAAAGGCCTTGGCCGAAAAATACAAGAGCCTCATGTAA
- a CDS encoding leucine-rich repeat protein, with protein MNQIKKEGLALIKVFIMTAVCMLPLLFVSPLIAEETDEIQTLREDAEKGHAWAQYDLGFMYKEGRGVEQSYEQAVYWYNKAAEQGFAEAQNNLGFMYKEGLGVEQSYKSAVYWYRKAAEQKLAEAQFNLGNMYFDGLGLAKNAEKAAEWYLKAADQGLAKAANKLGWMHHKGVGVRQNDEKAVYWHRKAAEQGNAEGQFNLGWLYYEGIGVKKDYKKAAEWFGKAAEQGLAEAQARLKELEDLIKKNRNPLLIIDKDGTLTGLTDKTKLKGKLVLPTEVKKIGENVFYDCKDLTEIDFSACTDLTEIGNGAFESCIGLTEVNLSASLTKIGDGAFYDCISLTKVDFPVSLTEIGQGAFESCTGLTEIDFSACIDISKIGDGAFNGCTDLSEIRLPATLTKIGEGSFADCTNLHTLVVDPANPVYCSKDNIIYTKNMNKLICAPGSLTQVSIPDTVIEIGGWAFYGCTGLPEVRLPASLIEIDNGAFESCTGLTEVNLPASLTKIGERAFLDCINLTKIDLSLCTSLTFIGPQAFKNISPDAQFTIPTEEVKKLLKDSAEAP; from the coding sequence ATGAATCAAATAAAGAAAGAAGGATTAGCCCTTATAAAGGTTTTTATTATGACAGCCGTATGTATGTTGCCGTTGTTATTTGTAAGTCCTCTTATAGCAGAAGAAACTGATGAAATACAGACACTTCGTGAGGATGCTGAAAAAGGACATGCTTGGGCTCAATACGATCTTGGCTTTATGTATAAGGAAGGTCGGGGTGTAGAGCAAAGTTATGAACAAGCTGTCTATTGGTATAATAAAGCTGCTGAACAGGGATTTGCCGAGGCACAGAATAATCTCGGCTTTATGTATAAGGAAGGTCTGGGTGTAGAGCAGAGTTATAAGTCAGCCGTTTACTGGTACCGTAAGGCCGCCGAGCAGAAACTTGCTGAGGCACAGTTTAATCTTGGAAATATGTACTTTGACGGCTTAGGTCTTGCAAAAAACGCCGAAAAAGCCGCAGAATGGTACCTAAAAGCAGCGGACCAAGGGCTGGCAAAGGCAGCGAATAAACTCGGCTGGATGCACCACAAGGGTGTCGGGGTTCGGCAAAATGATGAGAAAGCAGTCTACTGGCACCGCAAAGCAGCGGAACAGGGTAATGCCGAAGGACAGTTTAATCTTGGCTGGCTTTATTATGAGGGAATAGGGGTAAAAAAAGATTATAAGAAAGCTGCCGAATGGTTTGGTAAAGCAGCGGAGCAGGGACTGGCTGAGGCTCAAGCAAGACTTAAGGAATTAGAAGATCTGATAAAGAAAAACCGCAATCCCCTGCTGATTATCGATAAAGACGGCACGCTCACCGGACTTACCGATAAAACAAAACTAAAAGGAAAACTTGTGCTTCCTACAGAGGTTAAAAAAATAGGTGAGAATGTTTTTTACGACTGTAAGGATTTAACTGAAATCGATTTTTCTGCCTGTACAGATCTTACCGAAATCGGTAACGGGGCTTTTGAAAGCTGCATTGGCTTAACTGAAGTCAATTTATCTGCAAGTCTTACTAAAATCGGAGACGGAGCTTTTTACGATTGTATCAGCTTAACTAAAGTTGACTTCCCTGTAAGTCTTACTGAAATTGGTCAGGGGGCTTTTGAAAGCTGTACCGGTTTGACGGAAATCGACTTTTCTGCTTGTATAGATATTAGCAAAATCGGCGATGGGGCTTTTAACGGCTGTACCGATTTATCTGAAATTCGCCTGCCTGCAACTCTTACCAAAATTGGTGAAGGATCTTTTGCAGACTGCACTAATTTACATACGCTTGTAGTCGATCCTGCGAATCCGGTTTATTGCAGTAAAGATAATATTATATACACAAAGAATATGAACAAACTTATATGTGCACCCGGAAGCCTTACTCAAGTTTCCATACCTGATACTGTTATTGAAATCGGTGGATGGGCTTTTTACGGCTGTACAGGCTTACCTGAAGTCCGCCTGCCTGCAAGTCTTATTGAGATCGATAACGGGGCTTTTGAAAGCTGTACCGGCTTAACTGAAGTCAATTTACCTGCAAGTCTTACCAAAATCGGAGAAAGGGCTTTTTTAGACTGCATAAACTTAACAAAGATAGACTTATCTTTATGTACAAGTCTTACCTTCATCGGACCGCAGGCTTTTAAAAATATTTCACCGGATGCACAGTTTACGATACCAACGGAAGAGGTTAAAAAACTGCTTAAAGACAGTGCTGAAGCTCCCTAA
- a CDS encoding adenylate/guanylate cyclase domain-containing protein, whose amino-acid sequence MYEDAEGTIWIGTNSTGLYSYKNKQFKEYGLESGLSNLSVRAIKVDRNNVMWVGTAGGLFRRTPDGYFEHIDESDKNIGIVSFIMPVDDKIFVGANIKGLTVIQNSKIINLPYLQEIKDYTFSSAYDDTDGTLWFGTLNGKIIKIKNDSIQEVIEIENLDGTGINRFLRTIDGNMYIATNKGIITLQDKKAEFFSEENGLPNNIVSCLCVDFEENLWAGMERGGLVKFSKGRFVDLASAESLPPSASNSVLEDKDKNIWIAKDDGVVCLKSSSLSKKRSDDIDRLIKMTEGNRVRQIREEADGSLYFSTYSDKGLLIFFKDGSIKSISKKEGLAGNRVRFTMRSSNGLLWIGTTSAPAVYYNGVVTNITEADGLSNLYTLCAMESRKGTIWFGTNGSGAAELNVSISEDRPKIKVERLFTKEEGFNGNIVFRIIEDKGGNIWFCTSDGLILYKDGNFYDANIAIGQKIISVYNALYDSQDNLWLVTPKELILVKAQKFLQAVLNRHPAEGLVRYNRLDGLTGQLSANAWAHVTEKNTVYIPTLKGVAVCDPSYYVTNKHSPPVVIENVILDGNDFDLEENNFTIKAQVKRILFKFTALSFTIPERVRFEYKLEGYDEEWKSSGTTREVAYTNLSPGQYVFRVRAANNDGIINENGAGIEFYKEPFFYQTIWFDIILILFIGSLVFSVVQIRIRSLKRRAKELDKKVKEKTKELAEEKEKSDKLLRNTLPLPIIDELIETGTSKPRVYSAVSVLFADLVNFTKWSSANSPETVISELNNIFTHFDRIMDKFGCERIKTLGDGYMACCGFRGEEDHAFRLVDAAIEMLSVLESINKKNKSHFQVKIGIDSGKITGGIVGVHKYVFDIFGDVVNTTFRLEAATAPMACTVSEKTAAIIDGRYSLFKRPARELKGKGSVTSYYVRYKDNGNIKNFTELKGLYEKLIQAFKTKDFDSSRNLINLFDKTVLEPEMAHNIREIERVLLNT is encoded by the coding sequence TTGTATGAGGATGCAGAAGGAACTATTTGGATAGGCACAAATTCTACCGGACTATATTCATATAAAAACAAACAATTTAAAGAATACGGACTTGAAAGCGGTCTTTCCAATCTTTCGGTACGTGCAATCAAAGTAGACAGAAACAATGTGATGTGGGTCGGTACTGCCGGCGGACTATTTCGGCGTACACCTGACGGATATTTTGAACATATAGACGAAAGCGACAAGAATATAGGCATTGTCTCTTTTATTATGCCTGTAGATGATAAAATTTTTGTAGGAGCCAACATAAAAGGTCTTACAGTTATTCAAAACAGCAAAATAATAAACCTTCCGTATTTGCAGGAAATAAAAGATTATACATTTTCGTCAGCCTATGACGATACCGACGGTACTCTTTGGTTCGGTACACTTAATGGAAAAATTATCAAGATAAAAAACGACTCTATACAAGAAGTTATAGAGATAGAAAACCTTGACGGTACCGGTATAAACCGTTTTTTGCGAACCATAGACGGTAATATGTATATTGCCACTAATAAGGGAATTATAACTCTCCAAGACAAAAAGGCCGAATTCTTCTCGGAAGAAAACGGTTTACCTAACAATATTGTCTCTTGTTTATGTGTAGATTTTGAAGAAAACCTTTGGGCAGGTATGGAACGAGGCGGTTTGGTAAAATTCAGCAAGGGGCGTTTTGTCGACCTTGCCAGTGCAGAATCCCTGCCTCCTTCCGCTTCAAATTCCGTTTTGGAAGATAAGGATAAAAATATATGGATAGCCAAGGATGACGGCGTTGTATGTTTAAAAAGCTCTTCACTTTCTAAAAAGCGTTCCGATGACATCGACCGTCTTATTAAAATGACTGAGGGTAACCGTGTCAGGCAAATAAGGGAAGAAGCTGACGGTTCTTTATATTTTTCTACCTATTCGGATAAGGGACTCCTTATTTTTTTTAAGGACGGCAGCATAAAAAGTATTTCAAAAAAAGAAGGCCTTGCAGGTAACCGGGTTCGCTTTACAATGCGCAGTTCAAACGGTCTTTTGTGGATAGGAACTACATCAGCTCCGGCTGTTTATTATAATGGCGTAGTGACGAATATCACCGAAGCCGACGGTCTATCAAACCTGTATACCCTGTGTGCAATGGAAAGCAGGAAGGGTACTATCTGGTTCGGTACTAATGGAAGCGGTGCAGCGGAACTTAATGTTTCTATTTCTGAAGATAGACCTAAAATTAAAGTGGAGCGCCTTTTTACAAAAGAAGAAGGCTTTAACGGTAATATCGTTTTCCGCATTATAGAAGACAAAGGCGGAAATATATGGTTTTGCACCAGTGACGGCTTAATCCTTTATAAAGACGGAAATTTTTATGATGCAAATATTGCAATAGGTCAAAAAATTATAAGTGTATACAACGCCCTATACGACAGTCAGGATAACCTTTGGCTTGTAACACCTAAGGAACTTATTTTGGTTAAGGCTCAAAAATTCTTACAGGCTGTCCTAAACAGACATCCTGCCGAGGGGCTTGTCCGCTATAACAGGCTTGACGGTCTTACCGGACAGTTATCCGCAAATGCCTGGGCACATGTAACCGAAAAAAACACCGTATACATTCCGACATTAAAAGGGGTTGCAGTTTGCGATCCGTCTTATTATGTTACAAATAAACATTCTCCTCCTGTCGTTATAGAAAACGTTATTTTGGACGGAAATGATTTTGATTTGGAAGAAAATAACTTTACAATAAAAGCTCAGGTTAAGCGTATTCTTTTTAAATTTACGGCCCTCAGTTTTACCATACCCGAAAGGGTTCGTTTTGAATACAAACTGGAAGGTTACGATGAAGAATGGAAGTCCTCAGGAACAACACGCGAAGTAGCTTACACGAACCTTTCCCCGGGACAATATGTTTTCAGGGTAAGAGCCGCCAATAATGACGGAATTATAAACGAAAACGGTGCAGGTATAGAATTTTATAAAGAGCCTTTTTTCTATCAGACAATTTGGTTTGATATTATTTTAATTCTTTTTATAGGCAGTCTTGTTTTTTCGGTTGTGCAAATAAGGATTAGATCATTAAAACGAAGGGCTAAGGAGCTTGACAAAAAGGTAAAAGAGAAGACTAAAGAGTTGGCTGAAGAAAAAGAAAAAAGCGATAAACTTTTAAGAAACACCTTACCTCTTCCCATTATAGACGAGTTAATCGAAACCGGAACTTCAAAGCCGCGAGTTTATTCTGCGGTGAGTGTCTTATTTGCCGACCTTGTTAATTTTACAAAATGGTCAAGTGCCAATTCACCCGAAACCGTTATTTCGGAGTTAAACAATATATTCACTCATTTTGACCGCATTATGGATAAATTCGGCTGTGAAAGGATTAAGACTTTGGGAGACGGCTACATGGCTTGTTGCGGTTTTAGGGGAGAAGAAGATCACGCCTTCCGTTTGGTAGATGCTGCGATTGAAATGCTCTCTGTGCTTGAATCCATCAACAAAAAAAATAAGTCTCATTTTCAGGTAAAGATAGGCATCGATTCGGGAAAGATAACGGGAGGCATCGTTGGTGTTCATAAGTATGTTTTCGATATTTTCGGAGATGTAGTAAACACGACCTTTAGGCTTGAAGCGGCAACAGCCCCCATGGCCTGTACCGTTTCCGAAAAAACGGCGGCAATAATAGACGGGCGCTATTCTCTTTTTAAGCGGCCTGCACGGGAGCTAAAAGGAAAGGGTAGTGTAACCAGTTATTATGTGCGCTACAAAGATAACGGCAATATAAAAAATTTTACCGAGCTTAAAGGCTTATATGAAAAACTGATACAGGCTTTTAAGACAAAAGATTTTGACTCCAGCCGCAATCTGATTAATCTATTTGATAAAACTGTTTTGGAGCCTGAAATGGCTCACAACATTAGGGAGATAGAAAGAGTCTTATTGAATACTTGA